The Elgaria multicarinata webbii isolate HBS135686 ecotype San Diego chromosome 1, rElgMul1.1.pri, whole genome shotgun sequence genome has a window encoding:
- the LOC134403321 gene encoding 14 kDa phosphohistidine phosphatase-like, which translates to MAAAGEQLSSVPEAQIDSDGTFKYILVRVKRGADEYRDIVRGSAAAEFHNHIFDKVNPEMEKLGFVCKCLGGGKIEHNSKDKKIRVFGLSIGYGKADHSVTVEILKRSYVNYEISWSDDKK; encoded by the exons ATGGCGGCAGCAGGAGAGCAGCTGAGTTCGGTGCCCGAGGCGCAGATAGACTCCGACGGCACCTTCAAATACATTTTGGTGCGAGTGAAGCGCGGCGCTGACGAATACCGCGATATCGTGAGAGGCTCCGCCGCCGCCGAGTTCCACA ATCACATATTTGATAAAGTAAATCCTGAAATGGAAAAACTGGGGTTTGTATGCAAGTGTCTTGGAGGAGGAAAAATCGAGCATAATAGCAAAGACAAGAAAATCCGTGTATTTGGGCTTTCTATA GGATATGGCAAAGCCGATCATTCTGTAACTGTAGAAATACTGAAGAGAAGCTATGTGAATTATGAAATTAGTTGGTCAGATGACAAGAAGTGA